From Osmerus mordax isolate fOsmMor3 chromosome 8, fOsmMor3.pri, whole genome shotgun sequence, a single genomic window includes:
- the znf106b gene encoding zinc finger protein 106 isoform X3 has product MTNVTMKNPAAKSNCMLCRMSFNKTKAHNHMQSLQHHRELEAVTGRDYIHDCQACGTSHIGLKCYASHISTPKHKANMKKLILKNKKPIFVEWTLDNETLSRIRIRNKELRLSQKKKRNKTKKHNLQQQKTMKPATAEGRQKNITPGQNQKKVKRQQPLVKTQTRIATSQPEQKDQNKENRLAGRLGWLLPGYPSTPQHHGGGKSDKPERLSHNKQSQATQSTSSKRKDHNKSITSGSCNNKHQNKFTRDDDNERLSLAGKLEKEKNNPQGAKPVNHTPHKSTMSISRDMGHYNSFTGSGTDLDYTNDDLPEAGSITFHMWPVPNIPERAPDSGKSALNTPVSTCRLHDPNPGPSQVEDKDIGPIRSEEVTVMLHQIRRALGRRDPCRASSEAQTQPHREKKTELSKATVDPMSDTKRHINGDSAAQGRVPRLRTLELPPSLSRHISEAGPQPNLNTACRIRNASESRKGHADKEAALKPTMHKLLSLSGSHRKVNWKLYQEATRKNQQKVKGMPRFGIELVHHLSNPEGLTVDEEIPLSGHHDLSPPPAQASPDGEGASGAQRVEQPRAASGFPVSLKAEPSWCHGDNGVVVHRAEKRKRCNTDGELPGVSADHSGERQKGKLKKADSGQVDQLLAVSLKEEELSRSMLAVDASLIQARSSLQAAYTEVQRLLLVKQQVIAEVSGLRARRIEILQGMQVGYSVVTSNEDTATALSTHNSPPPAPVLSNPYVVSSILPPVAFSPPLPTLTASLRTLGPLPPTINPDPQHLPLYSLPSQTLKQEYVFPPSLETVAVSPNLQRASQSPSSPITTPVPPSVAQLMPPTAPSNPASLLVNLPAVSPPNNQREVNVTTAPTLSKSVDVREDKLRLEMKRSLEDSSSSASDSEEDLKGPIKASVALESLEDSDCSIQMVETTSASRMEEVVAIEDSDSEDDRGSPAPPQASSTPPGPLEPSIVEVSSSSTQTRVPPALLKGIKQDPHKTGPSDEEPSLGFFEGHTGPVHGLQIHEGLLYTCSGDNTARTFNLQSRQCQAVFEGHTNKINCLLVSSLPGLPSRLYTGSSDQTVRCYSIKSMKCLEQISLSDRVLCLHTAWKILYVGLANGSVVSFELKTQRQLDVFECHGPRGVSCLGTAQEGSRRVLLVGSYDSSISVRDARSGLLLRSLQGHTKTVLCMKVVNDLVFSGSSDTSVHAHNIHNGELVRIYKGHGHAVTALAILGKVMVTASLDKLVRVYELQSHDRLQVYGGHTDMVMCMAIHKSIIYTGCYDGTVQAVKLNLIENYRCWWQGCSLIFAVADHLVQHLLCDHSNAQLQNVKCRWKSCDAFFSAKQSSLKELPGHMQSHVKKDSKLET; this is encoded by the exons ATGACCAACGTTACCATGAAAAATCCTGCCGCAAAGAGCAACTGTATGCTGTGCAGAATGTCATTTAACAAAACA AAAGCACATAATCATATGCAGAGCCTGCAACACCACCGGGAACTTGAGGCTGTGACAGGCAG GGACTATATTCATGATTGCCAGGCTTGTGGGACAAGCCACATTGGTCTGAAGTGCTATGCAAGTCACATATCTACACCTAAACACAAAGCCAACATGAAAAAGTTGATTCTGAAAAATAAAAAGCCCATCTTTGTTGAGTGGACCCTGGACAATGAGACCCTTTCAAGAATCAGGATACGCAACAAAGAACTCAGACTCTCACA gaaaaagaaaagaaacaagaCAAAGAAGCACAACTTGCAGCAACAAAAGACAATGAAACCTGCAACAGCAGAGGGGCGACAGAAGAACATAACCCCTGGACAGAATCAAAAGAAGGTGAAAAGACAGCAACCTCTGGTGAAGACCCAAACCAGAATTGCAACAAGTCAGCCTGAGCAGAAGGATCAGAATAAGGAGAACAGGTTAGCTGGAAGACTTGGGTGGCTGCTGCCTGGATACCCCAGCACACCCCAGCATCATGGTGGTGGAAAGTCTGATAAACCGGAGAGACTGAGCCACAATAAGCAATCCCAGGCCACCCAATCAACAAGCTCAAAACGAAAGGACCATAATAAATCCATTACTTCAGGTTCTTGCAACAACAAGCACCAGAATAAATTCACCAGAGATGACGACAATGAGAGGTTGTCATTAGCAGGCAagcttgaaaaagaaaaaaataacccCCAAGGAGCTAAACCAGTCAACCACACTCCACACAAGTCAACTATGTCCATCAGCAGAGACATGGGTCATTATAATAGCTTTACTGGTAGTGGGACAGACCTGGACTACACCAATGATGACTTGCCTGAAGCTGGGTCCATAACATTTCATATGTGGCCCGTGCCGAACATTCCGGAAAGAGCCCCGGACTCAGGGAAAAGTGCACTCAACACTCCTGTGTCTACCTGTAGATTACATGACCCTAACCCAGGCCCTTCCCAGGTTGAAGACAAAGACATTGGTCCCATACGGAGTGAGGAAGTCACTGTGATGCTCCACCAGATTAGGAGggccctggggaggagggatccATGCAGGGCCTCCAGTGAAGCACAGACTCAGCCGCacagagaaaagaaaacagagcTGTCAAAGGCAACTGTGGACCCCATGTCTGACACAAAAAGGCATATTAACGGGGATAGTGCAGCCCAGGGAAGGGTGCCCAGACTCCGTACCCTggagctgcccccctcccttagCAGACATATTAGTGAAGCAGGGCCTCAGCCCAACCTCAACACGGCTTGCAGGATCCGGAACGCCAGCGAATCACGGAAGGGCCATGCAGATAAGGAGGCGGCGCTGAAGCCCACCATGCATAAACTGCTGAGCTTGTCTGGCTCCCATAGGAAGGTCAACTGGAAGCTGTACCAGGAGGCCACCAGGAAAAACCAGCAGAAGGTCAAAGGCATGCCCAG GTTTGGGATTGAACTGGTACATCATCTTTCCAACCCAGAGGGCTTGACTGTTGACGAGGAAATTCCCCTGTCTGGGCACCAtgacctgtctcctcccccagcccaggcTTCACCTGACGGAGAGGGAGCGTCCGGGGCCCAGAGGGTGGAACAGCCCAGAGCAGCGTCAgggttccctgtctctctgaaggCAGAGCCTAGCTGGTGTCATGGTGACAATGGAGTAGTGGTCCACAGAgctgagaagaggaagaggtgtaacact GATGGCGAACTACCTGGTGTATCTGCTGACCACagtggagaaagacagaaggggAAATTAAAGAAGG CAGACTCTGGCCAGGTGGATCAGCTCTTAGCCGTGTCTCtgaaagaggaggagctgagccgGTCCATGCTGGCTGTGGACGCTTCTCTCATCCAGGCCCGCAGCTCACTGCAGGCTGCCTACACCGAAGTTCAGCGGCTCCTGTTGGTCAAACAGCAG GTGATTGCGGAGGTCAGTGGTCTGCGAGCCAGGCGTATTGAGATCCTACAGGGGATGCAAG TTGGATACTCTGTGGTGACTAGCAACGAGGACACCGCTACAGCGCTGTCGACCCacaactcccctccccctgctcctgtgCTGTCAAACCCCTACGTGGtctcctccatcctgccccccgtggccttctctcctccccttcccaccCTGACCGCGTCCCTGCGCACACTGGGCCCCTTGCCCCCCACAATCAACCCTGACCCCCAACACCTTCCCCTCTACAGCTTGCCAAGTCAGACATTGAAACAGGAGTATGTTTTCCCACCCAGTCTGGAAACGG TTGCTGTCAGTCCGAACCTCCAGAGGGCTAGCCAGTCTCCGTCATCACCCATAACCACACCGGTTCCACCCAGTGTTGCCCAGCTGATGCCCCCCACTGCCCCATCAAACCCAGCCTCCCTGCTAGTCAACCTGCCTGCAGTGTCACCTCCTAACAACCAGAGGGAGGTAAATGTCACCACTGCACCAACTCTCTCCAAGTCTGTGGATGTTCGAGAAGACAAGTTGAGGCTGGAGATGAAGAGAAGTTTGGAGGATTCGAGTTCCTCCGCCAGCGACTCCGAGGAGGACCTCAAGGGGCCCATCAAGGCCTCTGTGGCCTTGGAGTCGCTGGAGGACAGCGACTGTTCTATCCAGATGGTGGAGACCACCTCAGCAAGCCGCATGGAGGAGGTAGTCGCCATCGAGGACTCCGACAGCGAGGATGACCGTggttcccctgctcctccccaggCCAGCTCTACCCCTCCTGGGCCCCTGGAACCATCCATTGTGGAAGTTAGCTCCTCCAGCACCCAGACCAGAGTCCCCCCAGCACTCCTTAAGGGTATCAAGCAAGACCCCCACAAGACGGGACCTTCAGATGAAGAACCTTCTCTGGGGTTTTTTGAAGGCCACACAGGCCCTGTCCATGGACTTCAGATTCACGAAGGTCTGCTATACACATGCTCCGGAGACAACACAGCACGGACCTTCAACTTACAG AGCAGGCAGTGCCAGGCTGTGTTTGAGGGCCACACCAACAAGATCAACTGCCTGCTGGTGTCGTCTCTGCCTGGTCTTCCGTCTCGCCTCTACACAGGCTCCAGTGACCAGACCGTCCGCTGCTACAGCATCAAA TCTATGAAGTGTCTGGAGCAGATTTCCCTGTCTGACCGGGTGCTGTGTCTGCACACGGCCTGGAAGATTCTCTACGTGGGCCTTGCCAATGGATCTGTGGTCAGCTTCGAGTTAAAG ACCCAGAGGCAGCTGGATGTGTTTGAGTGCCACGGCCCCCGGGGGGTGAGCTGCCTGGGCACAGCGCAGGAGGGCTCTCGCCGAGTGCTGCTGGTGGGCTCCTACGACAGCAGCATCAGTGTCCGTGACGCCCGCAGCGGCCTGCTGCTCCGCTCCCTGCAGGGACACACCAAGACGGTTCTCTGCATGAAG GTGGTGAACGATCTGGTCTTCAGCGGCTCTAGTGACACCTCGGTCCACGCCCACAACATCCAC AATGGAGAGCTGGTACGCATCTACAAGGGTCATGGACACGCAGTGACAGCATTAGCCATCTTGGGGAAAGTGATGGTCACAGCGTCTCTGGACAAGCTGGTGCGCGTGTACGAGTTACAG tCCCATGACCGCCTGCAGGTGTACGGAGGCCACACAGACATGGTGATGTGTATGGCCATCCATAAGAGTATA ATCTATACGGGCTGCTACGATGGGACTGTACAGGCGGTGAAACTCAACCTGATTGAGAACTATCGTTGCTGG TGGCAGGGCTGCTCTCTGATCTTCGCCGTGGCGGACCACCTCGTTCAGCACCTGCTCTGTGACCACAGTAATGCACAGCTGCAGAATGTCAAGTGCCGCTGGAAGTCCTGTGACGCCTTCTTTTCTGCCAAACAATCCTCGCTGAAA GAGCTGCCTGGACACATGCAGAGCCATGTGAAAAAGGACAGCAAGCTGGAGACCTGA